Below is a window of Brassica napus cultivar Da-Ae chromosome A5, Da-Ae, whole genome shotgun sequence DNA.
tattcAATTACAATCTCGTTATAGAAAAGGTTTAAGAGCAATTAAAACAATGCACGTCCCTTTAATTATCTTCTGAGAAAAGACCAAGGTCCTGTCGCTGTCCCAATCCTGTCACAGTTCCAACAGCATTCCGCTATTAAGAAAAACAGTTTTAAccttttcactacaagaaacagagagagagattcagagATATTTTACCGCCAGAATCCAACGGCTGCTCTAAGACTCATGTAAATGGTAAGACCAAACCAAAGACCAATAAACCCATGAGTCGCCGAGAGTAAGACCAAACACAAAACGCTAACTATAGCCACCATAACTAATGAAGCTGCAGCATAACCAAAATCAGATGCTCCAAAGTTAACTCCATCGAATACAAACGCTAAGGCATTGATTGGTTGTGTCCCTGCCACGAACTTCAGGAAACAAGAACCGGTTTAGCCACAATCTTGGTTTGGTTAAGGGTTTAAGATTAAGTTGAAATTGATTACCGGAAGTCCTATGCTAATGAGGTGTAACACTTTATCGTCTTTAGTGAATAGTCTTGCTCCGAAATGCAAACCTGTTCCAAGTATAACCGCGAGTAGAAAACCAAGAACCAGTCCCAACTGTCACAAGATTTAGTCTTTAGCTTTCGGTTTATTCTAAACCGAATCTTTAAATGCTTATTTCATATAAGAATGTATACCTGCAACACACGTGAAGCAGTAGCTGCAGCTCTTTTGTAGTCCTTTTTGGCAAACGCACTCGCAAGTATTGCCTTTAAAAAGACCCATTTGTTAAAATGTAGAACCGCCTTTATCGGATAAGAAGATAGAGTGAAAGGTCAATGGTTAAACCTGGCCAGCTACAGCGAACCCATCTGCAAGAAGTGAAGTTGCTAACCAAACCTGCAAGCAAACTTGGAAAGCTGCCATGGAAGTGGGTCCTTCTCGTGCAGCTAGTGACGCAGAAAGAGTTACACAAAATGTCACTGCAACTACTCTCATCAGTAAAAGAAAGCCTAAGCGAAAAAAGAACCACACACGAAAACAATAGTCAAAACGATATTATTCTATCAAAGATCACACAATGAAAAACACACAGCAAGTTTGCAATTACCATTTTTCATAAATCTACAGAACTGAAGATGTTTGGtactcattttaaaaatatcgaCTTGACCCATCAGTTTCCACAAGAGTATTCCACACATAAGGTATctgaaaattaacatatataaaccGGTAGTTATTAGAGAAGAGATAGAACTTTTAACACTCAAAACGTGAAACTAAACTCACTGGGATATAACATGAGCAGTGGCTGCCCCTGTAACGCCTAGACGAAAAACGAATATGAAAATAGGGTCGAGTATTATATTTGTGACATCTCCAATCACTGTGGAAGAGATTAAAAGTTGATCATCAGCTTTGTTCTGTTTCAAGGACTTAGACCATATTAAAAACATGGCGTTTTACCAGTTGCGTATAATGGAGTTGTCGTGTCTTTAAATCCACGGAAAACACCTTGTGTCGCAAGCGAGAGAAGAACAGCGGGTGCACCAAGTGATCTGAGAGATAAATATCTCTGAGCAGGTCCCAACATTGGAGAATCCTGTaagaatttgaaattttttttttgaaatatttcaaTCATACAACCCACACATATATAGTTAGTGAGACAGAGAGATCGATGCTTTACATGTTTAACTCCCATGAAACTCAAGAGAGGTTTGGCTGAGGATATAAGAAACACAGCCTGAAGAAGGCCAAGAATGGCTCCAATGATTAAAGCAGAAGAAGCTGATGGTATGTTTCTTTTCTTGACTGGAGATTCACTAACACTAAAGATACTGCAACTGTTTTTAGATTCATCTGGTGTAGAAACTGAAGGAAAGATCAAACGAACTAGTGATTAGTACTTCAAGAAATCAAAATACTCAAACGTGTAATGctgttacaatatatataattatatataaatatacgtaCTGTTTCCAGGAATCAGTTCTTGAGTTTCCTCCTTTGTGTTATTAATACCAGTTTCAATACATTCTTTATAATCTTGGTTTGTGTTTTCCTCAGAACTACAAGCATCTTCCTCTGCTACAAAGGAAGTTGTGATGCTAACGAGAGGGAAGATAGCGATTCTTGAAACTTGGTTAAACAAAGCAATTGAAACTCCAACTGCAGCAAGCTCTACAGGACCTGTAAATCATCACCAAAACAAGAAAACGAAGACCAAATTGATTTCCATCTTGAAACAAAACTAAGAAAATGATCAatacttgtttttttcttgggTTGTTGTTGATACCAATTTGGCCAATGAAGGCTGTGTCCACAAGAGATGCAATAGGATCAGCTGTTAATGCAAGTGCTGCAGGTAAAGCTATTCTTGCTATCTCCAAACCGAGCTCATCAAATTTAAAAACTGATCTGATACATCaaagaaaatcaaattttaagttTATTCTTGATCAcataaaagaaaacagaaatTTTACCGAAAAAATGATTACCTGAAATCACTTAGGAAGATGCAAAGAGGGTTTCTTGGAAAATCAAAAGGAATTTCTTTGGTGTAGCCATCTTCAGACATCATTAAGAGATGTTACTGAAGTTTTTTGAGTGTTTTTGAGGTTCACAAGTACATGAAAGAATGTGTGTTTGTGTATACAGAATCTAGCAAAGTAAATGATTCTCGGTTAGTTAGGTGACTTTTCATTATATGCCCCTCAGAATAAAAGagacaatttaatatttttttgaaacaatttattttcAGGAAAATAGGTGTTTCAAGTTTAACCACACATTACACTTTACCTTTAGACCTCAAACTCCAATTGATTGATGATTCTTGCCTTGTGTCCAGAATTCCAGAGggttccagaaaaaaaaatcagaaaatcaaACTTCTGTTCCAAGAACAAATTAGCTTCGATCAAAGACTTAaacatttttctctctttaaatagaaaaattcaaaaaacacgTAATAATCAAGAAAGTAAAGAATATTAAACTGGAGATTGTAAGAAGAATTTGGTTATAACAAATTTTCTATCTCTTGAAAGTTTGGTTAACGTCAATTACCTTTTGAAAAAGTTGGTGTCAAGTGACAGAAAACTAcccaataaaattatgaaacttgtatgatttttttctgattaaataaaaacatttaggAAATTAACTTTAATCCAAAATGTGTAAGAATTAAACATGTGATTCTTAACGAAGAAAGACAGAAATGTAACGTAAAAGAACACACCTGTTTTATATGAACCAGGAGAAGTCAATAATATATCTTTTTCTCGTTTTACGAAACAATCTCAGCACCTCAGCTTTTTCATTTGCTTTCTAGCAGTTTGGAATAAGTAAACACTAGACTTTGAACAAAAACTAAGTTGATTGTGCCGTGGATAAAGGGTTTTCAATTAGATCACAGTGAATACGAACCAGATGAAGAAATGGTATCTCAATCAAAGACTTAGAAAGTTGACAAAGAATAAAGTTTTGAAGGAGTTGGccataacaaaacaaaacaaaacaaaataaaacaaaacaaaaaaggaatTTGGAAAATAAATGGTCGAGAGAAGCCGATGGGTCTAGATGGGAGGTGGAACGTGTTTTAAGGTTGAACATTGGAGaagaatttcaatttaaatggGAGCATTAGCCTATAGGgaaatatcaataaaaaatgtaaagaatttataatttacaaataaaatGGCTATGGTaaacaatatactaaaatggTTTTTAATTTCCTtagaaaatttcatatttttaattctatttttcacAAATTACACtttaataaaacaatttataaattgatatgcaaacatcaaaattaaatatatttgcaaaataatatatttttagcacagagacaaatattttttaaataacatttgtTGTGTAAACCTTCCCAGGATATGTACTAAGATGTTTGagattagaaaataaattagatattAGCTTGATTGTGTTTGATCAGAAATGACCTTTCCCATATGTACCTCTTTCTATCCAACAGGTTATATGTCACGGGTTTACTTAGTTATGTGTATAACTTACAGTAGACCTTTTTTCATGACTTCGCAAAATATATAGTAAGATTTAggcaaaaaatctaaattaaatatagaaaaaaataaaattaacgtGGGATATGAAATGTAGTCGGATCAGATTTTGGACTCTCCACATATTTGAATTAAAGTTCAAAACAattgaatttggattttttcGAAAGAATTTAGGTTGTTTAGGATAGTGAACGACTATAGCAAACATTCAGCGTCTGAGAAGTGAACTTACGCTATGACATGTTTACAATACCAAACATGATCAAGAAAATTTATGGGAAGACAAAAAGATTCTCCGAAGCTTTTGCTATAGTGGACAACATGATTGGCCAAAAAGACTTTCATGAAGATAAATGTGGTTTACTTcttctaaatttcatttttactaTGCTTTTACCGATTTGTATATtataaatcctactatataaaagggactaaatccCTCATTTCTAAGTCCTGCCACATGGGCAAAATATTGTGAACCAACCAAGATGCCATGTCATCCGGACTGGtcttgagttaaaaaaaaaaaagctattttcAGAACCCATTCGACCCATCTCAAAGCCCATTCCCGAACCACTCTCTCATAAGCATAATCCCGTGTTCTAAACATCcagtgttaaattttttaaaacactcatgtTAGaaattgtttagaaaatatctttatataaatgtttttttcttgaataatatttaattataattttttgtatctttttaacttttataataaaatatttttttcagatagcaacaaaatatatataagaatcctactatataaaagggactaaatccCTCATTTCTAAGCCCTGCCACATGGGCAAAATATTGTGAACCAACCAAGATGCCATGTCATCCGGACTAGgcttgagttaaaaaaaaagctattttcAGAGCCCATTCGACCCATCTCAAAGCCCATTCCCGAACCACTCTCTCATAAGCATAATCCCGTGTTCTAAACATCTAgtgttaaaatttttaaaacactcatatgtTAGaaattgtttagaaaatatctttatataaatgtttttttcttgaataatatttaattataattttttgtatctttttaacttttataataaaaatatttttttcagatagcaacaaaatatatataagaatcctactatataaaagggactaaatccCTCCTTTCTAAGCCCTGCCACATGGGCAAAATATTGTGAATTAACCAAGATGCCATGTCATCCGGACTGGgcttgagttaaaaaaaaagctattttcAGAGCCCATTCGACCCATCTCGAAGCCCATTCCCGAACCACTCTCTCATAAGCATAATCCCATCAACTGtcactcaaattcaaaattctGATTATTTTCAGCTACAACCAACCAACAAGATCGTAGCTGCAAACGACTAAATCTGTGCCAATAAAATCGGGATTTAAGACGGAGAGGATCACCGGTGAGGAAAAGAGTGTGAGCTCGGGAGCAAGAGAGAGCTCTGATGCTGTGATCACTCAATGCAGAGCATACAGAAGGTGTCCACTGAGACTCCAAGCTCCCGAGCCCTAACCTTCCGTAATCTCCACATCTCCACATCGTCGCGAAGCGTTTCCCGATCTTCTTGTGCGACAAAATCAACTCCAGTTTTGTCTATGTTTTGTATACAACCTTCTACCAAACCTCCTTTTCCATTAAAGAGTTATACCCTTGCATATAAGAAATAAGTGCAAGCAATTACTGACTTACATACACTAAGATCTAAGGTAAAGCTTTATTAAATCACAGAACATGTTGGCTTAGTCTAAGTTACTTTTACTAATCGTGCTGAAGAGTGAAGATGCATAATTGGTCgcttatcatttttttttaaataatgatgGCTCCTTGATTTACTATCAACACACACAAATAATATAGATGGAAGAAACATTCGAACGATGTAGAAACACGCAAACAAACTAAGACCAATTCAGGATTGAGGCATGATAGAAGAataaatgaagttttttttacCTGTCTTCAGCTTTCAATCTTAGAACTTCAGCCATATGCCAAAACTCAGAGCCTTGAACACGAACCATTCCGCCCTATGATCATTTACACAAAGATAagcttatcatcatcatcatcatcatcatcaaattaAAGAATGATTGCTCACACTGCCTActacttacaagttacaactcTAGCGTTTGATAGATTTACGGGACACAATTGTGAACCAAGTTCTTCCCTCCCATTATAATTCCAGGCTTGTGCTTCAATCGTGTTCCTGCCACAGGACAAAACCATATTAAGACCAGTGACCAATACAGACATAAACAATATCATCTACCTCTTTAGTTCGCAATTTCCGTTCGTATTGGCTTGTAGACCTCTTTTGTGACCTTTGGTCTTTGTTTGGAGTTTGAATCATTTTATTCTTAGAGATGAAATGTGTGGGTGTTTAGCAAGCTTTGTTAGTCAACTAAGCTCTAATTTCACTCTCCAGTCTTGGAGAATGTCCCTTGGTGACGTTCTGCTataggattttttttgtttcttcatatCTGCAAGTTCCTTATCACCACCATGGAAGGTGGTTCTCTTCTCAGTCTGGTTTCTTCTTTCCTTCAGAGAGCGAGTCTCGGCTTTAGGTGTCCTTATATTCACATGTATGGATTTTTTTTAGGCATTTTTAAAAAGTCTGGAGAAAATCAACAATAGAGGAGGAATGTGATTCTCTGCTCCTTAACCGGATTAATCACGATTAAGCAGCAATGAACAAATCTGATCCAGAGTTGTTGAAATTGGATCTGTGTGAACTATCGGAAAGCTAAGTTCGTCTTCATATCTTCTCCACTGCATATGTTAAATACTCCATAATCTAGGGTTGGCTAGGTGTGGCTCGAAACATTAGCCTCCGAAACAGCGACAACATCGTCCAAGTCTCCAAAATGAGTATACCGCATCAACATTACCTACATTTACACACTTTTCGAAGAATTCCCGACATTTACCCCTGTGTTTATGTTAGTAGGTAACAACACACTAACCAGAGGTTTCACTTACTCAGCGCAACTGTTTACTCATTGCTTTCCAGCCTTTAAGAAAACGACCATAAGCCATGCGGTTTCTACATCAAGTATTTGTAAGATAATTATGATAAAATCTCATCACGAAGATCAGGAATTGTCAtaagaaatattaaattattttcaaaaaatgaagCAGACAATAAACAACAAATAGTTGAAGTCTTTGTAGAGTAACTAGACACAAAAACCTTTTAGCCTTATCTGTAACGactatattttcataaaacgGTAACATTTTCCAacagttaaattttatttactttcataattttagagcatgattatcccaaAGATCCATTTAGGggctcttattttttttttaatacttttaagtAATAAAAGTGAGTTAAGAGACAAcattaagaaacctaaacaTTTTTGTGCTCCATTGCAAGGCTCTTAATTaagggttttaaaaaaaaaaattaatattctaaTGCTCAACTAAGTCCTCAAGTCTACTTTTCTTTGGTGATCAAATTCTTTACGGATTATCACTTTCATGAAAGCTGCTCAACTAAAGAACTATAAGATCCCTAGACATAGCAATAAGATGATCATGACATGAAGTGATGAAACATAATACCTTTGTACATAAGCTGAAAACAAGAGGCACAACGAGCTCAATATCTTCATCTCTCTCCTTCCTCGCCACAAACCCACAACCACCACACTCCCTCTTCCTCTGCTCCATCAGAATCTCCTCTTCCCTCACAAACAAACTATAAACCGCACCCATCCTCGAGCTCGAGTTGCAAACTTCCTTCTGTGCTCTCTTACTCTTTAcctctttctttgtttttttttttttttgtgaaagaaAGCAGAAGAAACATGCTCACTAAGAAAACAAACAGCAAGAGAACAAATACTATGCAGCATAGAGGAATCAAGAGAATACAATAGTGTTGAGATAAGAGACGAAATGCTCACTTTAGAGAATGTGCTATTCCCTGAACCATTCTTCCCCATCACTGCGTGTGCCTATGGTTTCGTTAGCAAACCACGAAACAACAATCtatgagaaataaaaaaaatgacatCTTTTAAGTCAAAACATACAAAAAGTTGACTCCTTTATGGCGTTACCTCTCCTTCGTAGACAGTTGCATGCAATGCTTAACAGAAAATTGAACTAAAGAAAAACAGGTGATATGAAACACAATACCAGGGAGAGCAAGAGCACTTGAGGTTCCTGCCTGCTCAGGTTATTTCTTTTACCTCTGCAACACTGATTGTGcccacactacaagaaaacagcgtaattctgacggacattctgacgaaaaatgggtttcctcggaatttcctcggaatataccgatgaaataccgaggaaatcatatttcctcggaatataccgatgaaataccgaggaaatcatatttcctcggaatttcctcggcatAGTCCGAGACTTTTCCGACGATTCAGGGCTTTGCTTTTAGGGTttctgtttcctcggaaaagcctcggaatattccgaggaaattccgaggaacacttgtttttcctcggaatttcctcagaatattccgaagcttttccgaggaagtagagtttttaaaccgaaaacaacgttttgcggtttgaataacacttatataacccctattaagtgtcttagactgattatgaagtcaaaaatttgtttaagtgaaacacttatataacacttttccgattgtatgaatgaaatccccacaacataagaaaaacacttatacactttaatgaacggtaaagggaatacttacaattcgttttgaaattttgttatttcatggtttatgatcatctatacaaagattcctcaatgatatacattgcatttgtataagaaatgatatagggcaaaaaaaattgatgttttgaaaccccaaacatgcgttcctcggaatttcctcagaatattccgaggaaattccgaggaacaatataaattaatagaaatacatgcacaggatattctttttttctcgaattaatgaaaatattccgaggaaattccgacggatatttaagtggccgtcggaatttcctcggaatattttcatttaaccgggcaaacaagccgccaaatatttcgcgaaaattgaaattgaaaatactgagg
It encodes the following:
- the LOC125574806 gene encoding protein DETOXIFICATION 42-like isoform X1; amino-acid sequence: MMSEDGYTKEIPFDFPRNPLCIFLSDFRSVFKFDELGLEIARIALPAALALTADPIASLVDTAFIGQIGPVELAAVGVSIALFNQVSRIAIFPLVSITTSFVAEEDACSSEENTNQDYKECIETGINNTKEETQELIPGNISTPDESKNSCSIFSVSESPVKKRNIPSASSALIIGAILGLLQAVFLISSAKPLLSFMGVKHDSPMLGPAQRYLSLRSLGAPAVLLSLATQGVFRGFKDTTTPLYATVIGDVTNIILDPIFIFVFRLGVTGAATAHVISQYLMCGILLWKLMGQVDIFKMSTKHLQFCRFMKNGFLLLMRVVAVTFCVTLSASLAAREGPTSMAAFQVCLQVWLATSLLADGFAVAGQAILASAFAKKDYKRAAATASRVLQLGLVLGFLLAVILGTGLHFGARLFTKDDKVLHLISIGLPFVAGTQPINALAFVFDGVNFGASDFGYAAASLVMVAIVSVLCLVLLSATHGFIGLWFGLTIYMSLRAAVGFWRIGTATGPWSFLRR
- the LOC125574806 gene encoding protein DETOXIFICATION 42-like isoform X2 yields the protein MMSEDGYTKEIPFDFPRNPLCIFLSDFRSVFKFDELGLEIARIALPAALALTADPIASLVDTAFIGQIGPVELAAVGVSIALFNQVSRIAIFPLVSITTSFVAEEDACSSEENTNQDYKECIETGINNTKEETQELIPGNISTPDESKNSCSIFSVSESPVKKRNIPSASSALIIGAILGLLQAVFLISSAKPLLSFMGVKHDSPMLGPAQRYLSLRSLGAPAVLLSLATQGVFRGFKDTTTPLYATVIGDVTNIILDPIFIFVFRLGVTGAATAHVISQYLMCGILLWKLMGQVDIFKMSTKHLQFCRFMKNAAREGPTSMAAFQVCLQVWLATSLLADGFAVAGQAILASAFAKKDYKRAAATASRVLQLGLVLGFLLAVILGTGLHFGARLFTKDDKVLHLISIGLPFVAGTQPINALAFVFDGVNFGASDFGYAAASLVMVAIVSVLCLVLLSATHGFIGLWFGLTIYMSLRAAVGFWRIGTATGPWSFLRR